The Bradyrhizobium ottawaense genome window below encodes:
- a CDS encoding ABC transporter ATP-binding protein — translation MSGELLRAEGIGKRFGGFVALEDITLSFAAGQLTSIIGPNGAGKSTFFNILSGALTPTSGKLHFRGRELNGLPQHRFVHQGISRSYQITNIFPDLSVHENVRVAAQALTVSYDIWRNRARLTELHARADAALDAVGLLGRRSEFAKFLSHGQQRALEIAIALVSEPELLLLDEPTAGMGPEETKDMVALLERLADKRTVLLVEHKMKMVLGLSKRVVVLHHGRLLADGAPDEIRSNPEVRRVYLGQSEGYG, via the coding sequence ATGAGCGGCGAACTGCTTCGCGCCGAGGGAATCGGCAAGCGCTTCGGCGGCTTTGTCGCGCTCGAGGATATTACCTTGTCCTTTGCGGCGGGGCAGCTCACCTCGATCATCGGGCCGAACGGTGCCGGCAAGAGCACGTTCTTCAACATCCTCTCAGGTGCACTGACGCCGACCTCCGGCAAGCTCCATTTCCGGGGGCGTGAGCTGAACGGCCTGCCGCAGCACCGCTTCGTGCACCAGGGCATTTCACGGTCCTACCAGATCACCAACATCTTTCCGGACCTGTCGGTGCACGAAAACGTCCGCGTCGCCGCCCAGGCGCTGACCGTGAGCTATGACATCTGGCGGAATCGCGCGCGGCTGACCGAATTGCATGCGCGTGCCGATGCGGCACTCGACGCGGTGGGGCTTCTCGGCAGGCGAAGCGAATTTGCAAAGTTCCTCTCGCACGGCCAGCAGCGCGCGCTGGAGATCGCGATCGCGCTGGTCTCCGAGCCCGAGTTGCTGCTGCTCGACGAGCCGACCGCCGGCATGGGTCCCGAAGAGACCAAGGACATGGTCGCGCTGCTGGAACGGCTCGCCGACAAGCGCACGGTACTGCTGGTGGAGCACAAGATGAAGATGGTGCTGGGCCTGTCCAAGCGCGTCGTGGTGCTGCACCACGGCCGCCTGCTCGCGGACGGCGCGCCGGACGAGATCAGGAGCAATCCGGAAGTCCGCCGGGTCTATCTCGGACAGAGTGAAGGTTATGGCTGA